In Anaerolineales bacterium, one DNA window encodes the following:
- the pdxT gene encoding pyridoxal 5'-phosphate synthase glutaminase subunit PdxT: protein MKIGVLALQGDFSEHSSMLKRIGMETAEVRLPKHLDGLDGLIMPGGESTTIGKLAVAYELMEPLREFGKSHAIWGTCAGAIFLSRDIGRDQPLLGLMDIKIRRNAFGRQVDSFETDLEIDELFNVTGTEHSYHAVFIRAPIIDSVGKKVKVLSKLEDGRIVAAQQGHLLATSFHPELTDDTRFHEYFISLAS from the coding sequence ATGAAAATTGGAGTTCTCGCCCTGCAGGGCGATTTTTCAGAACATAGTTCCATGCTCAAAAGAATCGGCATGGAGACTGCCGAAGTACGTTTACCGAAACATCTCGATGGATTGGATGGATTGATCATGCCCGGCGGCGAATCCACGACGATCGGCAAACTGGCGGTGGCGTACGAGTTGATGGAACCGTTGCGCGAGTTTGGAAAGTCCCATGCCATTTGGGGAACGTGTGCGGGTGCGATCTTCCTTTCCAGGGATATCGGGCGCGACCAGCCCCTGCTTGGGTTGATGGATATCAAGATCCGGCGCAATGCGTTTGGACGGCAGGTGGACTCGTTCGAGACCGATCTTGAGATCGATGAGTTGTTCAACGTCACCGGCACGGAACATTCCTATCACGCGGTCTTCATCCGCGCACCGATCATTGACTCGGTTGGTAAAAAAGTGAAGGTGCTTTCGAAACTGGAAGATGGACGCATCGTCGCGGCGCAGCAGGGCCATTTGCTGGCGACCTCGTTCCATCCTGAGTTGACGGACGATACGCGCTTTCATGAGTATTTTATTTCGCTCGCAAGTTGA
- the pdxS gene encoding pyridoxal 5'-phosphate synthase lyase subunit PdxS codes for MEAKTGTWTEKKGLAQMLKGGVIMDVVNAEQAKIAEDAGACAVMALERVPADIRADGGVARMSDPDMILKIMDAVSIPVMAKCRIGHFVEAQILESLGVDYIDESEVLTPADEEHHILKHNFKVPFVCGCRNIGEALRRIGEGAAMIRTKGEAGTGDVVEAVRHARTVIGAIRQLQTMSDEELMTFARNNGAPYEWVKETKELGRMPVVNFAAGGVATPADAALMMQLGVDGVFVGSGIFKSGNPTQRAQAIVKAVTHYQDASILAEVSKNLGEAMVGRNAAQMPEAERLAVRGW; via the coding sequence ATGGAAGCAAAGACTGGTACCTGGACAGAGAAAAAAGGTTTAGCCCAAATGTTGAAAGGCGGCGTCATCATGGATGTGGTGAATGCCGAGCAGGCCAAGATCGCGGAGGATGCGGGTGCGTGCGCGGTGATGGCGTTGGAACGTGTGCCTGCCGATATCCGCGCGGACGGCGGTGTGGCGCGCATGTCCGACCCCGACATGATCCTGAAGATCATGGATGCGGTGTCCATCCCGGTGATGGCGAAGTGTCGCATCGGTCATTTCGTGGAAGCACAGATTCTCGAATCGCTTGGCGTGGACTACATCGACGAATCCGAAGTGCTCACCCCCGCAGATGAAGAACATCATATTTTGAAACACAACTTCAAAGTGCCGTTCGTATGCGGATGCCGCAACATCGGCGAGGCATTGCGCCGCATCGGTGAGGGCGCGGCGATGATCCGTACGAAGGGTGAAGCAGGCACCGGCGACGTGGTCGAAGCGGTGCGTCATGCCCGTACGGTGATTGGTGCGATCCGCCAGTTGCAGACGATGAGCGATGAAGAATTGATGACCTTCGCCAGGAACAACGGCGCGCCGTATGAATGGGTGAAAGAGACCAAGGAACTCGGACGCATGCCCGTGGTCAATTTTGCGGCGGGCGGTGTTGCGACTCCCGCGGATGCGGCCTTGATGATGCAGCTCGGCGTCGACGGCGTGTTCGTTGGCTCGGGCATCTTCAAGAGCGGCAACCCCACCCAGCGTGCACAAGCCATCGTCAAAGCGGTGACGCATTATCAGGATGCCTCCATCCTCGCGGAAGTGAGCAAGAATCTCGGCGAAGCCATGGTGGGCCGCAATGCCGCACAAATGCCAGAAGCGGAACGTCTGGCAGTGCGTGGCTGGTAA
- a CDS encoding DUF4177 domain-containing protein, producing the protein MMNDQLQKWEYRVQTVGGFFKGVPADELETLLNEWGEEGWEVVSTHILENANKINVIAKRPLTRETIRRRSMPQYKY; encoded by the coding sequence ATGATGAACGATCAACTTCAAAAATGGGAATACCGCGTGCAAACCGTCGGCGGATTTTTCAAAGGAGTCCCCGCCGATGAATTGGAGACACTTCTCAATGAATGGGGCGAGGAAGGTTGGGAGGTCGTGTCCACACACATCCTTGAGAACGCGAACAAGATCAATGTGATCGCAAAACGTCCGCTCACGCGTGAGACGATCCGACGGCGCTCGATGCCACAGTACAAATATTAA
- a CDS encoding fatty acid desaturase translates to MSIGKIKWQSVVSKYAYPETWRSVWQVFNSVIPFFVLWYLAYRSLEVGYWLTLLLTVPAAGFMVRMFIIFHDCCHGSFFRTPLANNRLGLLLGVAVWTPYFAWKHSHAIHHATAGDLDRRGIGDVYTMTVEEYLAAPWYKKIGYRIMRSPLILFTVGALIVFVFAHRFWEKDAGKREKNSVIWTNIALFAFVGWAVYHIGWQAYLLVEIPILLMACGAGVWLFYVQHNFEPTYWERHQNWEFFRAGMDGSSFYKLPKVLQWFTGNIGFHHIHHLSPKIPNYKLEECHNENPIFQIEPLTFRDSLKSLYFRLWDEKEKMLVGWRAVKKYKMQMQGDKT, encoded by the coding sequence ATGAGTATTGGAAAAATAAAATGGCAGTCGGTTGTTTCAAAATATGCCTACCCGGAAACATGGCGCAGTGTATGGCAGGTGTTTAATTCGGTCATCCCGTTCTTCGTGTTGTGGTATCTCGCATACCGCAGTCTGGAAGTTGGCTACTGGCTGACCCTCCTGTTGACCGTCCCTGCGGCGGGCTTCATGGTGCGCATGTTCATCATCTTCCATGATTGTTGTCACGGTTCCTTCTTCCGCACGCCGCTGGCAAACAACCGATTGGGGCTTTTGCTTGGTGTGGCTGTATGGACTCCCTATTTTGCATGGAAACATTCCCATGCGATTCACCATGCCACCGCCGGTGACCTGGACCGCCGCGGCATCGGCGATGTCTATACCATGACGGTGGAGGAATACCTGGCTGCGCCCTGGTATAAGAAGATCGGCTACCGCATCATGCGAAGTCCGTTGATCCTCTTCACCGTGGGCGCGCTGATCGTCTTCGTATTTGCGCACCGCTTCTGGGAAAAAGACGCAGGCAAACGCGAGAAGAACAGCGTGATCTGGACGAACATCGCCCTCTTCGCATTTGTCGGCTGGGCGGTCTATCACATCGGCTGGCAGGCATATTTACTGGTCGAGATCCCCATTCTGCTCATGGCATGCGGTGCGGGTGTGTGGTTGTTCTACGTCCAGCATAACTTCGAGCCGACCTACTGGGAACGGCACCAGAACTGGGAGTTCTTCAGGGCCGGCATGGACGGCAGTTCGTTCTATAAACTTCCCAAAGTCCTGCAGTGGTTCACCGGCAACATCGGATTCCATCATATCCACCACCTCAGCCCGAAGATTCCGAACTACAAGCTGGAGGAATGCCACAATGAAAACCCGATTTTCCAGATCGAGCCGCTTACCTTTCGAGACAGTTTGAAGTCGCTCTACTTCCGTCTGTGGGATGAAAAGGAAAAGATGCTGGTCGGCTGGCGCGCCGTGAAAAAATACAAAATGCAAATGCAGGGCGATAAAACATAA
- a CDS encoding GntR family transcriptional regulator has product MKEKQLTLQLDFHSGLPIYTQIVNQIQSQLVNGILKPGDQLPTIRALALELRVNFNTVARAYRILDEARIISTQQGRGTFITEIPPPEVSEKLRSESLLELTDRFISEAVRLGFSKREVSLMVGGRLKSRKEANDEDGEES; this is encoded by the coding sequence ATGAAAGAAAAACAACTCACCCTGCAACTTGACTTTCATTCAGGGCTGCCCATCTACACCCAGATCGTGAACCAGATCCAAAGTCAACTGGTGAACGGGATATTGAAACCAGGCGATCAACTGCCGACCATCCGTGCATTGGCCTTGGAACTACGTGTCAACTTCAACACCGTGGCACGTGCCTATCGTATCCTGGACGAAGCCCGCATCATCTCCACGCAACAAGGACGCGGAACATTCATCACAGAGATCCCGCCGCCAGAGGTCAGTGAAAAACTGCGCAGCGAGTCCCTGCTGGAACTGACAGACCGATTCATCAGCGAGGCTGTTCGGTTGGGATTTTCGAAGCGCGAGGTCAGCCTGATGGTCGGAGGCAGGTTGAAGTCCAGAAAAGAAGCGAATGACGAAGATGGTGAAGAATCATGA
- a CDS encoding CPBP family intramembrane metalloprotease, protein MDATTKQLAIQGLWATAMWGPGIAAIIVTLFVAKKPFSSLRLNTLGPKRFYLWAWLLPIPLTIFGGLLTVLFGMAVLDLEFTMMRSAMESAAGGGAIPVGLIVLVQIAFAFTLGPLINVVFALGEELGWRGYLLPQLLPLGQWKAMVVSGAIWGVWHAPAILQGHNYPGYPVLGVFMMIIFCVLLGIIISWMYLNTKSPWAAALAHGSVNAVAGLPVLFLVPGFNMAFGGTLAAPTAWIGMLLFITWLVWTKRLPVQDQVGETEAAVPEGEAQTK, encoded by the coding sequence ATGGATGCCACAACCAAACAACTGGCGATACAGGGTTTATGGGCAACTGCCATGTGGGGACCGGGCATCGCCGCAATCATCGTCACGTTATTCGTTGCGAAGAAACCGTTCAGCAGTCTGCGGTTGAATACGCTGGGACCGAAACGCTTCTATTTGTGGGCATGGCTGCTGCCAATTCCCCTGACCATTTTCGGCGGTCTGCTGACAGTGCTGTTCGGCATGGCAGTACTGGACTTGGAGTTTACGATGATGCGCAGTGCAATGGAGTCTGCGGCGGGCGGCGGAGCAATTCCGGTCGGCTTGATCGTTCTCGTCCAGATCGCTTTCGCATTTACGCTGGGACCATTGATCAACGTCGTATTTGCGCTGGGCGAGGAATTGGGCTGGCGCGGGTATTTACTTCCGCAGTTGCTGCCACTCGGACAATGGAAGGCGATGGTGGTCAGCGGGGCGATATGGGGAGTCTGGCATGCGCCTGCGATCTTGCAGGGACATAACTATCCGGGCTATCCGGTATTGGGTGTGTTCATGATGATCATCTTTTGCGTGCTGCTCGGCATCATCATTTCGTGGATGTACTTGAACACAAAGAGTCCCTGGGCGGCGGCGCTGGCGCATGGATCGGTCAATGCGGTGGCGGGACTGCCGGTGCTGTTCCTTGTGCCGGGCTTTAACATGGCATTCGGCGGAACGCTGGCCGCACCGACGGCATGGATCGGCATGTTGTTGTTCATCACATGGCTGGTTTGGACGAAACGGCTCCCAGTGCAGGATCAGGTTGGGGAAACAGAGGCAGCCGTCCCTGAAGGGGAGGCGCAAACAAAATAG
- a CDS encoding ABC transporter ATP-binding protein has protein sequence MKIRETIVVEARGLLKKYPGVTAVNNVSFEVHEGEIFGMVGPNGAGKTTAIECIEGLRKPDRGSIRVLGLDPQQDGYELRERIGIQFQSAALPPRIKVGEALDLFASFYRKSVEWRQLLEQVGLESKDGAYVDKLSGGQRQRVFIAMALLNDPELVFLDELTTGLDPQSRRAVWDLIEDIRKRGRTVFLSTHFMEEAERLCDRVAIVDHGKIVALDTPGSLIASLRAENRVVFNVVEPFDEESLRRIPSVSRVERIGERVIVYGQREGLVSGVVNALDSGATRFNDLRTEQPTLEDVFLALTGKKMRN, from the coding sequence ATGAAAATACGAGAAACCATTGTGGTTGAAGCAAGAGGTCTGCTCAAAAAATACCCGGGCGTGACTGCTGTAAACAATGTATCTTTTGAAGTGCATGAAGGAGAAATCTTTGGAATGGTGGGACCAAACGGAGCCGGAAAAACAACAGCCATTGAGTGCATAGAGGGTCTACGCAAACCGGATCGGGGCAGCATACGAGTACTGGGCTTGGACCCGCAGCAGGATGGATATGAGCTGCGGGAACGCATCGGCATCCAGTTTCAGTCCGCCGCTCTTCCTCCTCGAATCAAGGTGGGAGAAGCGTTAGATCTTTTCGCCTCCTTCTACCGAAAATCGGTGGAATGGCGACAACTGTTGGAACAAGTAGGGTTAGAATCGAAGGATGGCGCCTACGTTGATAAGCTTTCCGGCGGGCAAAGACAGCGGGTGTTCATTGCCATGGCGCTGCTCAACGACCCGGAACTGGTCTTCCTGGACGAATTAACCACAGGGTTGGATCCTCAATCACGGCGGGCAGTATGGGACCTGATAGAGGACATCCGCAAGCGGGGGAGGACCGTCTTCCTCAGCACGCATTTTATGGAAGAAGCGGAGCGCCTATGTGACCGGGTGGCAATCGTGGATCATGGGAAAATTGTGGCACTTGACACGCCGGGCAGTCTGATCGCTTCACTACGAGCGGAAAACAGGGTGGTCTTCAATGTTGTTGAACCTTTCGACGAAGAATCCCTGCGGCGGATCCCCAGTGTCAGTCGGGTTGAGCGGATCGGCGAACGAGTCATTGTCTACGGACAAAGGGAGGGATTGGTCAGCGGTGTGGTCAACGCCCTAGACTCCGGCGCCACGCGCTTCAATGATCTGCGCACCGAACAACCGACGTTGGAAGACGTATTCCTGGCATTGACTGGAAAGAAAATGAGGAATTAA
- a CDS encoding HAD family phosphatase, which translates to MLKALIFDFDGLILDTETPEVLVWQSIYREHGFELPVHEWEKTIGGYGISTFDAADHLSLLSQRRLDPAAMRTRYRRESDLLIHASSVMPGVLNLIEQARETGLQIAIGSSSPHSWVDAHAKRLGIFHCFKHIICQEDVAPGRTKPNPDIYLKVLERLKVQNTEAVVFEDSPNGVQAARHAGIFVVAVPNPLTAKMGVSGDMTISSLAELSLRDLMAKVP; encoded by the coding sequence ATGCTTAAGGCACTTATCTTTGATTTCGACGGGCTGATTCTCGACACCGAGACGCCTGAGGTCCTGGTCTGGCAGTCCATTTACCGCGAACACGGATTTGAACTCCCCGTCCATGAATGGGAAAAGACGATCGGCGGATACGGCATCTCGACCTTCGACGCGGCGGATCATCTCTCGCTTCTTTCCCAGAGACGGCTGGATCCTGCGGCGATGCGCACGCGCTACCGAAGAGAATCAGACCTGCTCATCCACGCCAGTTCGGTGATGCCCGGAGTATTGAACTTAATCGAACAGGCCAGAGAGACGGGATTGCAGATTGCCATTGGTTCCAGTTCCCCTCATTCATGGGTGGATGCGCACGCAAAACGACTCGGCATCTTTCATTGTTTCAAGCATATTATCTGTCAGGAGGATGTGGCGCCCGGCAGGACAAAACCCAACCCGGATATTTATTTGAAGGTCCTGGAGCGGCTCAAAGTCCAGAACACGGAGGCGGTCGTCTTCGAGGATTCTCCCAATGGTGTGCAGGCTGCCCGCCATGCGGGGATCTTCGTGGTGGCTGTTCCCAACCCATTGACGGCGAAGATGGGTGTCTCCGGTGATATGACGATTTCATCCCTGGCTGAATTATCCCTGCGGGATTTGATGGCAAAAGTTCCCTGA
- a CDS encoding SdpI family protein — MSTKLTAILVLILVAAAVIAGALLWNQLPGQMASHWNANDEVDGYMSKFWGVWMMPLVTLGMFALFLAIPNIDPLKANIAQFRGVFNLFILFITAFMLYIHGLTLAWNLGYQNFRMSAAMLPFMGILFIAVGYMLRQAKRNWFIGIRTPWTLSSDTVWDKTHQLGSVLFMASGVFAFLGAFFGGPTAVWLTLAPVLGSAVFLVIYSFVLYQRETKA; from the coding sequence ATGTCAACCAAACTCACCGCCATCCTCGTTCTCATCTTGGTCGCCGCGGCCGTCATTGCGGGCGCGCTCTTGTGGAATCAACTGCCTGGGCAGATGGCTTCGCATTGGAATGCGAACGACGAAGTGGACGGCTATATGTCCAAATTCTGGGGCGTGTGGATGATGCCGCTGGTTACGCTCGGCATGTTCGCGCTGTTCCTCGCCATCCCAAACATCGACCCGCTCAAGGCGAACATCGCGCAATTCCGCGGCGTATTCAATCTCTTTATCCTGTTCATCACCGCGTTCATGCTCTATATCCACGGGCTGACGCTCGCCTGGAACCTCGGGTATCAAAACTTCAGGATGAGCGCTGCGATGCTGCCGTTCATGGGCATCCTGTTCATTGCCGTCGGTTACATGCTCAGGCAGGCGAAGCGCAACTGGTTCATCGGGATTCGGACTCCCTGGACTCTCTCCAGCGATACCGTTTGGGACAAGACGCATCAACTCGGCTCGGTGTTGTTCATGGCTTCGGGAGTTTTCGCCTTCCTTGGAGCCTTCTTCGGCGGTCCAACCGCTGTATGGCTGACGCTTGCGCCCGTCCTTGGCTCGGCGGTCTTCCTGGTGATCTACTCCTTTGTGCTGTACCAGCGCGAGACGAAAGCGTAG
- a CDS encoding CPBP family intramembrane metalloprotease: MKKPFNWKIFFIVWIAAVFGVIAVIPYTLTLQGTILQELELPIPVPLLLAIQIGQNAVMFAILTALGLFFANRVGLGTPILEAKLAGESVADKVRAILPMSIGIGVAAAGLILVLDVAIFQPALLRELGDAAEALASGSVKPPAWQGFLASFYGGITEEILLRLFVMSLFVWLGSFISKTAEGKPTSAVFWVANILAAVLFGLGHLPATANLLPLTPLVITRAIILNGVAGVAFGWLYWKRGLESAIIAHFSADIVLHVLLAL, from the coding sequence ATGAAAAAACCGTTCAACTGGAAGATCTTTTTCATCGTATGGATCGCGGCAGTCTTTGGTGTTATTGCCGTCATCCCATACACGCTGACGTTACAAGGCACAATCTTGCAGGAACTGGAATTACCAATTCCTGTACCGCTTCTTCTCGCCATTCAAATTGGTCAGAACGCCGTGATGTTTGCCATACTGACAGCGCTCGGCCTCTTCTTCGCCAACCGCGTCGGTCTTGGAACCCCGATCCTGGAGGCGAAACTGGCAGGAGAATCCGTCGCTGACAAAGTGCGGGCGATCCTGCCGATGAGCATCGGCATCGGCGTGGCTGCGGCAGGGCTTATCCTCGTGTTAGACGTCGCCATCTTTCAACCTGCCTTGCTACGCGAGTTGGGTGATGCCGCAGAAGCCCTGGCAAGCGGATCCGTAAAGCCGCCTGCATGGCAGGGATTTCTTGCATCGTTCTATGGCGGAATCACTGAAGAGATTCTACTGCGCCTGTTCGTCATGTCGCTGTTCGTGTGGCTTGGTTCGTTTATCAGCAAAACCGCGGAAGGCAAACCAACCAGTGCAGTGTTCTGGGTTGCAAACATTCTTGCGGCTGTCCTTTTTGGTCTGGGGCATTTGCCTGCCACGGCAAATCTTCTTCCGCTCACGCCACTGGTCATCACACGCGCCATCATTCTGAACGGCGTGGCGGGTGTCGCGTTCGGCTGGCTGTACTGGAAACGCGGACTTGAATCCGCGATCATTGCGCATTTCTCAGCAGATATTGTTTTGCATGTGTTGCTGGCGTTATAA
- a CDS encoding ABC transporter permease, with amino-acid sequence MIQIRALQKLVIAQVRLSLRDPMGVFFILLFAPLLLIFMGFIFGNEPDPMSGGRGALDVFLPSYAAIVIAVVGLMSVSVETTGRREAGVLRRFRATPLRPLTYILGDVLTHFAMTILGIFLLFLLGVTVYKVRFDGSPLPLIMGICLSTAAFISLGFVLASLAPNPRTATIIGNVLLFPMMALSGTTFPLELMPEAVRNTSRFVPMTHVVTLLRGLWFGETFGEHLMEVAVLGGIIIMGTIIATWTFRWE; translated from the coding sequence ATGATACAAATCCGAGCTTTACAGAAACTTGTAATTGCCCAGGTCAGGCTTTCCCTGCGGGATCCGATGGGTGTGTTCTTTATACTGTTGTTTGCTCCCTTGCTGTTGATCTTTATGGGATTCATTTTTGGGAACGAACCTGACCCAATGTCCGGCGGACGCGGGGCACTGGATGTTTTTCTGCCATCCTATGCGGCGATCGTCATCGCCGTGGTTGGGTTGATGAGCGTGTCCGTCGAAACCACGGGTCGGCGGGAGGCAGGGGTCCTGCGTCGGTTCCGCGCCACGCCATTGCGTCCGCTCACCTATATCCTTGGCGACGTGTTGACACACTTTGCAATGACGATTCTGGGTATTTTCCTGCTGTTCCTTCTTGGCGTCACCGTGTATAAAGTTCGTTTTGACGGCAGTCCATTGCCTCTCATCATGGGAATTTGCCTGAGTACTGCCGCGTTTATTTCCCTCGGGTTTGTTCTTGCGAGCCTCGCTCCCAACCCCCGCACAGCGACGATCATCGGGAATGTGCTTCTTTTTCCTATGATGGCACTTTCCGGAACGACCTTTCCGCTGGAGTTGATGCCGGAGGCGGTTCGCAACACATCCCGGTTTGTTCCTATGACCCATGTGGTCACGCTGCTAAGAGGGTTATGGTTCGGCGAAACGTTCGGTGAACACCTTATGGAAGTGGCTGTGCTTGGTGGGATCATTATCATGGGAACGATCATTGCGACGTGGACATTTCGCTGGGAATAG
- a CDS encoding slipin family protein → MNSRYLKSLVQNKKEDQHIPPIAGTIFAVFLLISVLGAILGDGKYSDAMLGGWVVFWMLIGVYILFALKVASQWEKVIVLRLGKFHGLKGPGLFWIIPIVDTTPTWIDHRVMVTPFAAQKTLTKDTVPVDVDAVLFWVVWDAEKAALEVEDYRAAVDWAAQTALRDIIGKKMLADILVGRSSIDQELQQVIDERTTPWGVTVQSVEIRDIVIPQDLEDAMSRQAQAERERQARVILGESEKQIAASFAEASQAYINNPTALHLRAMNMLFEGLKEKGALIIVPSSAVDTMNLGGLSGMVALGQSHLPKEDK, encoded by the coding sequence ATGAATTCAAGATACCTTAAGTCGCTTGTTCAAAACAAAAAGGAAGACCAGCACATCCCGCCAATTGCAGGGACTATTTTTGCCGTGTTCCTGTTGATCTCCGTTCTCGGCGCGATCCTTGGTGACGGGAAATATTCCGATGCCATGCTTGGCGGCTGGGTTGTTTTTTGGATGTTGATCGGCGTGTATATTTTGTTCGCGTTGAAGGTCGCATCGCAATGGGAGAAGGTCATCGTGTTGCGGCTCGGCAAGTTTCACGGGCTGAAGGGACCCGGCTTGTTCTGGATCATTCCCATCGTGGACACGACCCCAACGTGGATCGATCACCGCGTGATGGTCACGCCGTTCGCCGCGCAGAAAACGCTGACAAAAGACACCGTGCCTGTAGACGTGGATGCTGTATTATTTTGGGTGGTATGGGATGCCGAGAAAGCCGCGTTGGAAGTGGAAGACTACCGCGCCGCCGTGGACTGGGCGGCACAGACCGCGCTGCGTGACATCATCGGCAAGAAGATGCTGGCGGATATTCTCGTCGGGCGCAGTTCGATCGATCAGGAACTGCAACAGGTCATTGACGAGCGCACAACGCCGTGGGGTGTGACGGTTCAGTCGGTGGAGATTCGCGATATCGTCATCCCGCAGGATCTGGAAGATGCCATGTCGCGGCAGGCACAGGCGGAACGCGAACGTCAAGCGCGTGTCATCCTCGGCGAATCCGAAAAGCAGATCGCAGCGTCCTTTGCAGAAGCTTCACAGGCATACATCAACAATCCCACGGCGCTGCATCTGCGCGCCATGAACATGCTCTTCGAAGGTCTGAAGGAAAAGGGTGCGCTGATCATCGTACCGTCGTCCGCAGTGGATACGATGAATCTCGGCGGGCTGAGCGGCATGGTTGCGCTGGGACAGAGCCACCTGCCGAAGGAAGATAAATAA